The genomic stretch ACTAAATCTAAATGATCGGAATACTAGTTTTAATCTGTATCGAAGCAAAATCTGAAGTTGAGATTTTGACGACTtgtcaaaagagaaatttttatagcTTTGATTTGGATCTTAATTTGTTTCATGCGTCAACACGAATATTCTTGAAAACATTTGTAAGGATCATATTGAGAAGTTGATTTAATAAATGATTGTAGTTTGTTCCAAGTGGATAGGAAAATGATGAAGCAAATTGGAGGGtccaattaattaaatgagtttgaTTGATCACGACACTTGAGCAACTCCACGTGGAAGTCGGCCAATTAAATTCATTCTAGAAGATGAACAAGCTTAGAGACATTTATCTTGTGATCCAATATTTAGAATTTTACGGAAAACTAcattcttttttttatttcaaaataataaattatCCTTTAATCTTTTCCGCTTGATTAATATGATACAAAAGTATTAGTAGGTTGCCCCATAATTCATAcattttagaagaaaaaaaggTGCATCCTTTGAATCAAACAGCAGTCCGTCACGTCATGTTATGAATACTGTGAAGTGGATAATCTAAAACAATAACAAACCATATAATCACAAAAATCCTTCATAATAATAGGATTAGATCATATCAATAATGTCCAAAATTAACTTGGCAAACAAGTTAATAGAGTTCATTCCTTGAGATCACAACTTAGCTTTGATTTGTAGAAAAAACGTCTGTTTTACTGAATTTTCCCTTACAAGAACCACCTTGAGCAAATGACATATATTATCAAGTGGCATGCCTCTACTAAGCTTCATGCTTACAGAACTTGGACACTTCTTATAGCAACTCCATTGCTTCATATCTCGCTTGAAGAAGCCATTAGATTAAATCGGTTGTACTTTGTCGGTCAGGGCTATGTAAAATATGAATGACCATGGGTTAAACAAACAGCAACAGTCCGAGTATTTACTGTGTATTCACATGATTCCAGATCATGCATTTGTCAGCTAGGCTCTTGGAGTTGTAGCTATGATCTTACGGATCAAATTTTGCCCAAAAGTTAAGATTCTGATTGATATTAGCAGGCTGTCTTAATGCTCCTCCATATGTTAACCACTCTTTTTGAGTTTAATATGTAGCTGACAAGGTCAGTTCTCAGTGATCGTGTGCTCCTGTTCCATGTTGGTAGATTCCCTTGGTCTTTTACTCCTCCTAGTCATAAACCTTTGAACGACTGATCTTGCTGTGGAATTATGCAATTTCAGAAATAAAACATATGCTATTGTTcatcttgcttcagcttttaacAAGAGAATTCCATCTCATTTCatgttttcctttcctttctattCTATAAATTTTACTGCAGAAATAGCATCCCCCAGGAAGGAAGGGGAGATCAGTGTGCTGATTAAAAATCAATGATCCTCGTGCCTTCTGTAAAGACCTTGCTGCAGTAGGATTAAGCTCATGTGCTGCTGCTGCCcaagaattttcagaaaaaatgaTCTTCCTTTGATCGGCTCAGAATACCAAAAATAGTAAAGGCATTCTTCATCTATGAACATAGTTCACCATTATTTTACTCAGGAGAGCCAGTTTCATCATTGGATCGATCTTTATCAATATTCAAACTAAAAGGAAACGTGTGTTCAGTCAAACAGAGTAATCTTGATGGATACAGAGATGCAGACACCAAACCTTTTTCCCCTATATTTATTTGCCGCAATTGGCTGGCTAGCAGAGAAGTACATCAGTTATTAACACCAAACCTTTTTCCTCACTATCTGGTAGATCTGCAGGATAGTTTAGCTTTCCAGATCTTTTCGGAAATCGTTTAATACTCGATTGCCTTAACTTAGCAGGCCCATTGTTTAAGTATTTTGCTTGGCTAACTATCCTTCTAGATCGAATCCTAAGAAGTATTAGTAACAGCAATAGAAAAAGTGTCTAAGAAATCAGATCCTTAACGATCTTCCtttctacttttatttgtttGAGATCTGTTACTTTCTTAAAGACAttaaaaaaacaagaagaaggagaaaactcATTGCGTGATGGTATTCAATGCATGCTTATCTTAGCACATGCAATTTCATACTGGAAGAAGACAGGGCAATATGGTTTGCATGCTAGAACCTCTGCACATCTCGAGCGAAAGACAAGCTGTCGTGGGTCATGCATGCGAAGAAGATCTCGCTCGAATTGGATGTTCTCGCACTTTTCTTCAAATGCAACGACTAGCAGTACTACTTCTATTGCAATTTGCAATGGTCCCAACTCCAAGCTCTTGCTCGCTCGCTCGCTTGATTGCTTGCTAAACCCCCTCCCTCGATCCATGTGTGTTGGTGCAAATATTTTAAACCTCAACACAACGTGGTCTGCGTGGCTTCTCCTGACACAAGTCCTTCGTCTTTGTCCCTTAACCGAGGCACTTGGCCGCCATTAGAGCCCCACTTGCAGATGCACAAAAATGGTGGTGGGACAGCATGGCGTATCCCTGCTTTCTCTACTTCACTATTTATACTCGGAACTCGTCTAGTTGTTCCTCCCATGCAGCCTTGTCTTCCTCATTAACGCCTCACTAACTGCCACCCCTAGCTACCTCCCGAGTTCCTCCTCTGTTCTCGTATCTCTACGGCCAGGCCTATAGATGTCTACCAGGAGGTCTCGCTCGAGGCAGGCGGGCGCGGGGAGGATCACCGACGAGCAGATCGACGACCTCATGTCGAAGCTCCAAGCTATTCTTCCTGAAGCTCGGCTCGGCCGCAACGACAGGGTAGGTGCAGGGATGCGAGGCAACTCGATCGATCAGGCAGGGGATCTTGAtcagttaattaattaaaagagtAGTGTTGCATTGTGGATGCAGGTGTCGGCGGCCAAGGTCTTGCAGGAGGCTTGCGGCTACATCAGAAGCTTGCACAGGGAGATGGATGACCTGAGTGAGAGGCTGTCGGAG from Zingiber officinale cultivar Zhangliang chromosome 5B, Zo_v1.1, whole genome shotgun sequence encodes the following:
- the LOC121987785 gene encoding transcription factor ILI6-like, producing MSTRRSRSRQAGAGRITDEQIDDLMSKLQAILPEARLGRNDRVSAAKVLQEACGYIRSLHREMDDLSERLSELLSTTEMSSAQAAVVRSLLM